A single region of the Bacillus cereus genome encodes:
- the cotJC gene encoding spore coat protein CotJC, translating to MWIYEKKLQYPVKVSTCNPALAKLLVEQYGGADGELAAALRYLNQRYTIPDKVVGLLTDIGTEEFAHLEMIATMIYKLTKDATPEQMKAAGLDAQYANHDSALFYHNAGGVPFTATYIQAKGDPIADLYEDIAAEEKARATYQWLIDLSDDPDINDSLRFLREREIVHSQRFREAVEILKEERDRKIYF from the coding sequence ATGTGGATTTATGAAAAAAAATTACAATATCCAGTTAAAGTGAGTACTTGTAATCCAGCTCTTGCAAAATTATTAGTTGAACAATATGGTGGTGCGGACGGCGAACTAGCTGCTGCCCTTCGTTACTTAAATCAACGTTATACAATTCCAGACAAAGTCGTTGGCTTACTAACCGATATTGGTACAGAAGAGTTCGCACATTTAGAAATGATTGCTACAATGATTTATAAATTAACAAAAGATGCAACACCTGAACAAATGAAAGCTGCTGGATTAGATGCACAATATGCTAATCATGATAGTGCGTTGTTTTATCATAATGCTGGTGGTGTTCCCTTTACTGCTACTTACATTCAAGCAAAAGGAGACCCTATTGCAGATTTATATGAGGATATTGCAGCTGAAGAAAAAGCCCGAGCGACTTATCAATGGCTAATTGATTTATCAGACGATCCCGATATAAATGATAGCTTACGCTTTTTACGCGAACGAGAAATTGTCCATTCACAACGTTTCCGCGAAGCCGTTGAAATTTTAAAAGAAGAACGCGATCGAAAGATTTATTTTTAA
- a CDS encoding spore coat protein CotJB — protein MTQTLPDEYYKWIEELQELDFVLVELTLYLDTHPDDTAAINQFNDFSYKRRVLQQKIEEKYGPLQQFGNSYSNAPWQWSQGPWPWQI, from the coding sequence GTGACACAAACATTGCCTGATGAATATTACAAATGGATTGAAGAACTACAAGAACTAGACTTTGTATTAGTTGAACTTACCCTCTATTTAGATACGCATCCCGACGATACTGCAGCTATAAATCAATTCAACGATTTCTCCTATAAACGAAGAGTATTACAACAAAAAATTGAAGAAAAATACGGGCCACTTCAGCAGTTCGGAAATAGTTATTCTAACGCTCCATGGCAATGGAGCCAAGGACCGTGGCCATGGCAAATATAA
- a CDS encoding spore coat associated protein CotJA, translated as MDKFMKSYIPFHGPNDPCPPIEKKYYSTPPHLFMGFQPPNLPQFPPKEALRKGTLWPAFYDFYENPYKKGR; from the coding sequence ATGGATAAATTTATGAAATCCTACATACCTTTTCATGGCCCAAACGATCCTTGCCCTCCAATTGAAAAGAAATATTACTCAACTCCCCCACACCTATTTATGGGCTTTCAACCACCTAACTTACCTCAATTCCCACCAAAAGAAGCTTTAAGAAAAGGAACTCTATGGCCTGCTTTTTATGATTTTTATGAAAATCCTTACAAAAAAGGACGGTGA
- a CDS encoding VOC family protein, which translates to MESVTTCIVLESKNLKETLYFYEGILGFKPSKERPQIRVTGVWYDIGSTRICFVVNRGLGEYRETVTSSVKELLLKTTNIERLKKKLAFYQISFIEERRGEEVRIIFHDPDGYTLQFISIENMGERLL; encoded by the coding sequence ATGGAAAGTGTTACAACATGTATTGTATTAGAATCTAAAAACTTAAAGGAAACATTATATTTTTATGAAGGAATTCTAGGGTTTAAACCGAGCAAGGAGAGGCCACAAATACGTGTAACAGGTGTGTGGTATGATATTGGTTCCACGAGAATTTGTTTTGTTGTAAACAGGGGACTGGGAGAGTATCGAGAAACTGTTACATCATCAGTGAAGGAACTATTGTTAAAAACTACAAATATCGAGCGGTTAAAGAAAAAGTTAGCGTTTTATCAAATATCATTTATAGAAGAGCGCCGCGGTGAAGAAGTTAGAATAATATTTCATGATCCAGATGGTTATACACTCCAATTTATTTCAATAGAGAACATGGGAGAGAGACTTTTATAA
- a CDS encoding YkvA family protein has translation MKKLISRLRVVFHVRRFVPFLFDFFTSKEVSIKKKILSIAFLVGYVAMPLDLIPDFLPFIGILDDIGIVLFILNRIVKMAPVQLQEKHNVNVG, from the coding sequence ATGAAAAAACTTATAAGTAGATTAAGAGTTGTATTTCATGTTCGCCGATTTGTTCCATTTTTATTTGACTTTTTCACTTCAAAAGAGGTTTCAATAAAGAAGAAAATCTTATCTATTGCTTTTTTAGTTGGTTACGTTGCTATGCCACTCGATTTAATTCCAGACTTCTTACCGTTTATCGGTATTTTAGATGATATTGGAATTGTTTTATTCATTTTGAACCGAATTGTAAAGATGGCGCCAGTACAATTGCAAGAAAAGCATAATGTAAATGTAGGATAG
- a CDS encoding DedA family protein, translating into MEQMILDIIEYLKQFSYFGVVLALTFEFIPAEVVLPLVGYWVYEGDMNFWLAVLAGTIGGTTGPLTLYALGYYGGRPLLIKYGKYFFIKEEQIQKADDFFEKYGPVVAFLGRFIPGVRTLISVPCGMAKMNIWKFSIYTFVAMFPLTTLYIYFGMKLGPHWAKAGAIVGEYMLPILVVVLVIVACILICKYMKKRDKTESI; encoded by the coding sequence ATGGAGCAAATGATTTTAGATATAATCGAGTATTTAAAGCAGTTTTCTTATTTTGGAGTTGTGTTGGCTTTAACTTTTGAATTTATTCCAGCAGAGGTAGTTTTGCCTCTTGTTGGGTATTGGGTATACGAGGGTGATATGAATTTTTGGCTTGCTGTATTAGCTGGAACAATTGGAGGAACGACAGGACCATTAACGTTATATGCACTCGGTTATTACGGTGGTCGTCCTCTGTTAATAAAATACGGGAAATACTTCTTTATTAAGGAAGAACAAATTCAAAAAGCAGATGATTTCTTTGAGAAATATGGGCCGGTTGTAGCATTTTTAGGACGCTTCATCCCGGGAGTTCGAACACTTATTTCCGTTCCATGTGGTATGGCGAAAATGAATATATGGAAATTTAGCATATATACATTTGTAGCAATGTTCCCGTTAACGACTTTGTATATTTATTTTGGAATGAAATTAGGTCCGCATTGGGCAAAAGCAGGGGCTATTGTTGGGGAGTACATGTTACCTATATTAGTAGTTGTCCTTGTAATTGTGGCTTGTATCTTAATCTGTAAATATATGAAAAAGAGGGACAAAACGGAATCTATTTAA
- a CDS encoding DUF3992 domain-containing protein gives MACECSGAALTCCPDKNFVQDKVCSPWSGTVVATAITNVLYNNNINQNMIGTGFVRYDVGPGPITLTVLDATGATLDTQTLNPGTSIAFTYRRFQTIEVTLPAGTAGTYQGEFCITTRYPLS, from the coding sequence ATGGCTTGTGAATGCTCAGGGGCAGCGTTAACTTGTTGTCCAGATAAAAATTTTGTACAAGATAAAGTGTGTAGTCCATGGTCAGGAACTGTAGTTGCTACTGCAATTACAAATGTGCTGTATAACAACAATATTAATCAAAATATGATTGGAACAGGGTTTGTTAGGTATGACGTCGGGCCAGGTCCAATCACGCTGACAGTTTTGGATGCAACAGGAGCTACACTTGATACACAAACATTAAATCCTGGAACGAGTATAGCTTTTACGTACCGTCGTTTCCAGACAATTGAAGTAACTTTACCTGCTGGAACAGCTGGAACATATCAAGGAGAGTTTTGTATAACAACACGTTATCCACTTTCATAA
- a CDS encoding DUF3992 domain-containing protein: MCNANLSCCSSKTLVQDQVCIDWAATGAVTETVYTNNITQDLYASGYVKYDVGVNPVTVNFLVGATVVNTITVQPQSSGSFTVRYFTTIQIVTTGTATSQGQLCLTVRYPIS; this comes from the coding sequence ATGTGCAATGCTAACTTATCATGCTGTTCCAGTAAAACACTTGTTCAAGATCAGGTGTGTATAGATTGGGCTGCTACTGGTGCGGTCACTGAAACGGTATATACGAATAATATTACGCAAGACTTGTACGCATCTGGATATGTAAAATATGATGTAGGTGTAAATCCAGTTACAGTAAACTTTCTAGTAGGAGCGACAGTAGTTAATACAATTACTGTACAACCACAAAGTAGTGGATCGTTTACAGTAAGGTATTTTACTACAATTCAAATTGTAACAACAGGGACGGCAACGAGCCAAGGGCAATTATGCCTTACAGTACGTTATCCGATTTCGTAA
- a CDS encoding S-Ena type endospore appendage, producing the protein MACKKNIGCYAPLSIICPPYNPPNPPEPPGCELVMNEFAGNFFITNEIPLPPKENPNPFRTLPLWEDDGVLKISGTISIYNSTSSTGEVTVQIVGQVTNTFTVYPGNTMSYTGKSLQSVTIINIPNNPTQYIEGKYCCQFSFCL; encoded by the coding sequence ATGGCTTGTAAAAAAAATATCGGCTGCTATGCCCCTTTATCTATCATCTGTCCTCCCTATAATCCGCCTAATCCACCAGAACCACCAGGCTGTGAATTAGTTATGAATGAATTTGCCGGTAATTTTTTCATAACCAATGAAATTCCACTACCTCCCAAAGAGAATCCAAATCCATTCCGTACATTACCACTTTGGGAAGATGATGGCGTGCTTAAAATATCCGGTACGATTTCTATATATAATAGTACTAGTAGTACAGGAGAAGTCACTGTTCAAATTGTCGGCCAAGTTACAAATACCTTTACTGTTTATCCTGGCAACACGATGTCGTACACAGGGAAATCATTGCAGTCCGTTACAATCATTAATATTCCAAATAACCCAACTCAATATATAGAGGGAAAATATTGTTGCCAATTCTCATTTTGCTTATAA
- a CDS encoding LamG-like jellyroll fold domain-containing protein, with amino-acid sequence MERTALLKVKGLIGLLMVFVLAFVSLPWNTPVKAEEKKQEKAPSEKKIVFPVVSDVHIKDSGTDDTFRWKRAIEQFNTLAPKQDAFVIVGDFTDSGSVKQYDRFMQVYNENASKDAVRMNSLGNHDYWNGLSVEGAQKRFLEKTGMESIYYHNVVKGYHFIVMSPEDGTTHGYYSDKQINWLKEEMAKAQKDDPEKPIFVFLHQHIKDTVYGSQEWGTKDSAKINEVLKQYPQVITFSGHSHYPLDDPRSIHQKDFTSVGTSSVSYMEVEGGKVQGNIPPGASTLSQGLLVEVDDKEVTINRRDFHTNSWTGEPWKIKLPAKKDTFTHVEDRDKEKPYFAKDAKLAVSNVTENAATVTFPQALDNLLVHSYRLQAKDKQTGEIKNKLLAFSEFYRDPVPKELTFTLAGLDGGKTYTLEVVAIDSFGNESAQPLTAEITTKKDNIDPNVKVPKADVFDVNFLDGTFKDNSPFGTKGDVKGDVSIEYDKALKTNAMKLNGKANTFGYLPFSVAQKEKVANSFTLETVFSMNEIRGQGILQNTESGGIGFESTGSGYVELWAHIGGSYKRVGVQLEANKTYHLTGTYNGSEVAIYVDGKKVNSQPAQGKVYHPNVPFAFGADPDSNGNGGIPLNGQIALAKLYSKALSSSEVLAAYNEFSNRTKLEQVNALYEESGKVKEVLAGTYEFGEKPGQYSQAAFNELQRSYDNAKKVFENIASTGEQIVQTYNELKTANQTFVQSKVAEEQPKTPKEKLQVNIESAKALVKKAQDGNVTDGSVKSLSQKITVAESVLKDKNVKDEYVESMNRTLEHAISLVEKSINK; translated from the coding sequence GTGGAAAGAACTGCTTTACTAAAAGTAAAAGGCCTTATTGGATTATTGATGGTTTTTGTATTAGCTTTTGTATCATTGCCGTGGAATACACCAGTCAAAGCGGAAGAGAAAAAACAAGAAAAGGCACCAAGTGAGAAGAAAATTGTTTTCCCGGTGGTAAGTGATGTACATATTAAAGATAGTGGAACAGATGATACGTTCCGCTGGAAAAGAGCGATTGAACAATTTAATACGCTTGCACCAAAGCAAGACGCGTTTGTCATTGTAGGTGATTTTACTGATTCGGGTTCAGTAAAGCAATATGATCGTTTCATGCAAGTGTATAACGAAAATGCAAGTAAAGATGCGGTACGAATGAATTCTCTAGGTAATCATGATTATTGGAACGGCTTATCTGTAGAGGGAGCGCAGAAGCGTTTTTTAGAAAAGACAGGAATGGAATCAATTTATTATCATAATGTAGTAAAAGGGTATCACTTTATCGTAATGTCACCGGAAGATGGAACAACGCATGGCTATTATTCGGACAAGCAAATTAATTGGTTAAAAGAAGAAATGGCAAAGGCACAAAAAGATGATCCAGAAAAACCGATTTTCGTATTTTTACATCAACATATCAAAGATACAGTATACGGTAGTCAAGAGTGGGGAACGAAAGATAGTGCGAAAATTAATGAGGTATTAAAACAATACCCACAGGTTATTACGTTTTCAGGGCATTCGCATTATCCGTTAGATGATCCAAGATCGATTCACCAAAAAGACTTTACATCAGTTGGCACATCTTCAGTAAGTTATATGGAGGTTGAAGGTGGTAAAGTACAAGGAAATATCCCGCCAGGAGCTAGTACATTAAGCCAAGGTTTATTAGTAGAAGTAGATGATAAAGAAGTAACAATTAATCGCCGTGATTTCCATACAAATTCTTGGACAGGCGAGCCTTGGAAAATTAAATTACCAGCAAAGAAAGACACATTTACACATGTAGAAGATCGTGATAAAGAAAAGCCTTACTTTGCTAAGGATGCAAAGCTTGCTGTATCAAATGTAACAGAAAATGCGGCAACAGTAACATTCCCGCAAGCGTTGGACAACCTTCTTGTTCATTCTTATCGCTTGCAAGCAAAGGATAAACAAACAGGTGAGATTAAAAATAAGCTATTAGCGTTCTCTGAGTTTTATCGTGATCCAGTGCCGAAAGAGCTTACATTTACGCTTGCTGGATTAGATGGCGGGAAAACATATACACTTGAAGTAGTTGCAATTGATTCGTTTGGCAATGAAAGTGCGCAACCGTTAACTGCAGAAATCACAACGAAAAAAGATAATATTGATCCGAATGTGAAAGTACCAAAGGCAGACGTTTTTGATGTGAATTTTTTAGATGGTACATTTAAAGATAACTCACCGTTTGGAACGAAAGGTGATGTGAAAGGCGATGTATCTATTGAATATGATAAAGCTTTGAAAACAAATGCAATGAAATTAAATGGAAAAGCAAATACATTTGGGTACCTTCCATTCTCAGTAGCACAAAAAGAAAAAGTAGCAAATTCATTTACGTTAGAAACTGTATTTTCAATGAATGAAATTCGCGGACAAGGTATTTTGCAAAATACAGAGAGCGGTGGAATTGGTTTTGAGTCTACAGGAAGTGGATATGTAGAATTATGGGCTCATATTGGCGGAAGTTATAAACGTGTTGGCGTTCAATTAGAAGCGAACAAAACGTATCATTTAACAGGAACGTATAACGGAAGTGAAGTAGCAATTTATGTAGATGGTAAAAAAGTAAATAGCCAGCCAGCTCAAGGGAAAGTGTATCACCCGAACGTACCATTTGCATTTGGTGCTGATCCTGATAGCAATGGAAATGGTGGCATTCCGTTAAATGGACAAATTGCGTTAGCAAAATTATATAGTAAAGCATTAAGTTCTTCAGAAGTATTAGCAGCATATAACGAGTTTTCTAATCGTACAAAATTAGAGCAAGTAAATGCGTTATATGAAGAGAGTGGAAAAGTGAAAGAAGTGTTAGCTGGTACTTATGAATTTGGTGAAAAGCCAGGTCAGTATTCACAAGCAGCTTTTAACGAATTACAAAGAAGCTATGACAATGCAAAGAAAGTGTTTGAGAATATAGCAAGTACAGGAGAACAAATTGTTCAAACGTATAATGAATTAAAAACAGCAAACCAAACATTTGTCCAATCAAAGGTAGCAGAAGAACAGCCAAAAACACCGAAAGAAAAATTACAAGTGAATATTGAATCTGCAAAGGCTTTAGTAAAGAAAGCGCAAGATGGAAATGTAACAGACGGTTCTGTTAAATCATTAAGCCAAAAAATCACAGTTGCAGAATCTGTGTTAAAAGATAAAAATGTAAAAGATGAGTATGTGGAATCAATGAATCGTACATTAGAGCACGCTATTTCACTTGTTGAAAAAAGCATCAACAAATAA
- a CDS encoding amino acid permease: MKSLLRKKALSTESPRQLDRTLTALDLTFLGIGAVIGTGIFVLTGIVAAKHSGPGIMLSFLIAAFTCACVAFCYAEFASSIPVSGSVYTYAYMTVGEVVAFIVGWCLMLEYLLAVAAVAVGWSGYLQSLLQGFNIHLPTIISSAPGTGRGGLIDLPAVCILLLITGLLSFGIRESARINNIMVLIKLAVIIAFIVAGAKYVKPENWTPFIPFGYDGIITGAATVFFAFLGFDAIATAAEETKKPQRDLPIGIIGSLLICTVLYMIVSFVLTGMVPYTQLDVSDPVAFALHFVGEDTIAGLLAVGAMTGMTTVLLVVMYGQVRVSYAMSRDGLLPKALSRVNKKVKIPLLNTWITGVFAALLAGLLDLHLLANLVNIGTLTAFTFVCFAVLILRKTHPDLKRGFRAPLVPVLPVVAILCCLYLMINLSKTTWISFTVWLIIGLCVYFFYSRKHSHLANEKTNDETKEA; encoded by the coding sequence GTGAAGTCATTATTACGAAAAAAAGCACTTAGTACTGAATCACCAAGGCAGCTAGATCGAACATTAACGGCACTCGATTTAACGTTTTTAGGAATCGGCGCCGTAATTGGGACAGGGATTTTTGTATTAACAGGTATCGTAGCGGCAAAACATTCTGGCCCTGGTATTATGCTATCATTCCTTATTGCTGCATTTACTTGTGCTTGTGTAGCCTTTTGTTATGCCGAATTCGCTTCTTCTATACCAGTCTCAGGCAGTGTTTACACTTATGCATACATGACTGTCGGAGAAGTTGTCGCCTTTATCGTTGGTTGGTGTTTAATGCTCGAATATTTACTCGCTGTTGCAGCGGTAGCTGTTGGCTGGTCTGGATACTTACAATCATTGCTTCAAGGGTTCAATATACACCTTCCCACCATTATTTCCTCGGCCCCTGGTACAGGAAGAGGTGGTCTCATTGATTTACCCGCTGTTTGTATTTTACTTCTCATTACTGGTCTTTTAAGTTTTGGTATACGCGAAAGCGCACGCATTAATAATATTATGGTCCTTATAAAATTAGCAGTTATTATCGCCTTTATCGTAGCAGGCGCAAAATATGTAAAACCTGAAAATTGGACACCGTTCATTCCATTCGGGTACGACGGTATTATTACTGGCGCTGCCACTGTCTTCTTCGCCTTTTTAGGTTTTGATGCAATTGCAACCGCGGCAGAAGAAACGAAAAAACCGCAGCGCGACTTACCAATTGGCATTATCGGTTCCCTTCTTATTTGTACAGTTTTATACATGATCGTATCTTTCGTTTTAACAGGCATGGTTCCTTACACGCAATTAGACGTTTCTGATCCAGTTGCATTTGCACTACATTTCGTTGGTGAAGATACTATTGCGGGGCTACTTGCAGTTGGTGCGATGACAGGAATGACAACCGTTCTTTTAGTCGTTATGTATGGACAAGTTCGTGTTTCTTATGCAATGAGCCGAGACGGCTTACTCCCAAAAGCTTTATCACGCGTAAATAAAAAAGTAAAAATCCCTTTATTAAACACATGGATTACTGGAGTATTTGCAGCTCTATTAGCAGGACTTTTAGACTTACATTTACTAGCTAATTTAGTAAACATCGGTACGTTAACAGCCTTCACCTTCGTTTGCTTTGCTGTACTTATTTTACGGAAAACTCATCCTGATTTAAAACGTGGATTCCGCGCACCACTCGTACCTGTACTACCAGTTGTCGCTATTCTTTGTTGTTTATATTTAATGATTAATTTGTCTAAAACGACATGGATCAGCTTTACAGTCTGGCTTATAATCGGTTTATGCGTCTATTTCTTCTACTCTAGAAAACATAGTCATCTAGCTAATGAAAAAACAAATGATGAGACGAAAGAAGCATAA
- a CDS encoding cation:proton antiporter, producing the protein MLFYFELVVILLCTKLAGDISVRLGQPSVLGKLIVGIIIGPAVLGIINSSELIDELSEIGVLLLMFMAGLETDLEELNRNLKSAFAVAMGGIIFPFLGGYLAGLAFGMLQSHAIFLGLLLCATSVSISVQTLRDLGKMNTRESTTILGAAVFDDVIVVILLAFVMSFLGTQDVNVTLVIAKKIIFFVSIVFISWKVVPWIMKMLVPLRVTEALISAALIICFSFSYYSEMMGIAGIIGAFAAGIAISQTEYKHEVEHKIEPIAYAIFVPVFFVSIGMEITFQGIGSQLWFIIIMTLIAIFTKLIGSGLGARLTGFNLQSSISIGAGMVSRGEVALIIAANGLAANLLAKENFTAIVIVVILTTIITPPLLKKYFV; encoded by the coding sequence ATGTTATTTTATTTTGAACTTGTCGTCATTTTACTTTGTACGAAATTAGCTGGTGATATTAGTGTGAGACTCGGCCAGCCTTCTGTACTTGGTAAATTAATTGTTGGTATTATTATCGGTCCTGCTGTACTCGGTATTATTAATAGTTCAGAACTTATCGATGAGCTGAGTGAAATTGGTGTTTTACTACTTATGTTTATGGCAGGGCTTGAAACAGATTTAGAAGAGTTAAATCGGAATTTGAAATCTGCATTCGCAGTAGCGATGGGAGGAATTATTTTTCCATTCCTTGGTGGGTATTTAGCAGGACTTGCGTTTGGAATGTTACAGTCGCATGCTATCTTTTTAGGGTTATTACTTTGTGCCACTTCGGTTAGTATTTCTGTTCAAACACTAAGAGATTTAGGAAAAATGAATACGAGAGAAAGTACGACAATTTTAGGGGCAGCTGTATTTGATGATGTAATTGTTGTTATTTTATTAGCATTTGTGATGAGCTTTTTAGGTACACAAGATGTAAATGTAACGCTTGTCATTGCAAAGAAAATTATCTTTTTTGTAAGTATCGTTTTCATCTCTTGGAAAGTTGTTCCATGGATTATGAAAATGCTCGTACCACTTCGCGTAACAGAAGCATTAATTAGTGCAGCTCTTATTATTTGTTTCTCATTTTCGTATTACAGTGAAATGATGGGCATTGCAGGTATTATTGGAGCATTTGCAGCCGGAATTGCCATTTCTCAAACAGAGTATAAGCATGAAGTGGAACATAAAATTGAACCGATTGCTTATGCGATATTTGTACCGGTGTTCTTCGTAAGTATTGGAATGGAAATTACATTTCAAGGTATCGGAAGCCAGCTTTGGTTCATTATCATCATGACGCTTATTGCGATATTCACAAAGTTAATCGGATCAGGTTTAGGCGCAAGACTGACAGGATTCAATCTTCAATCTTCTATTAGTATTGGTGCGGGAATGGTTTCGCGCGGAGAAGTGGCGCTTATCATCGCAGCGAATGGACTTGCGGCGAATTTATTAGCGAAAGAAAATTTCACAGCGATTGTAATTGTTGTTATATTAACAACAATTATTACGCCGCCGCTTTTGAAGAAGTATTTTGTATAG
- a CDS encoding outer surface protein codes for MKITKGKVIGVIILIALCIPFTAWKESKVKDFPVSIFSSYVEDENLKDYKYTAFVPDLAIWIHGWEKQRSEGEITSYKKGDRTVIVHHPPGNDAFYLYDTNDIREYTQP; via the coding sequence GTGAAGATTACAAAGGGGAAAGTTATAGGTGTAATCATACTTATTGCACTATGTATACCATTTACTGCATGGAAAGAGTCAAAAGTGAAAGATTTTCCAGTTTCTATTTTTTCTTCCTATGTAGAAGACGAAAACTTGAAAGACTATAAGTACACTGCTTTTGTGCCTGACCTTGCAATTTGGATACATGGATGGGAAAAACAGCGATCTGAAGGTGAAATAACGTCATATAAAAAAGGGGATCGAACTGTAATCGTTCACCATCCACCTGGTAATGATGCTTTTTATCTATATGATACAAATGATATTAGAGAATATACGCAACCGTAA
- a CDS encoding MurR/RpiR family transcriptional regulator has protein sequence MKASTLLFKIESNMDQFSPAEKKVAMYIMENAEIVPNLTTKEVSTNAGASEASVVRFCKSIGIGSFKAFKIALVRELTIADYNINDFSVMNTEDGPYDLFNKVTYVNKAAIEASVTAIDKKELEKAADRIVNADKIIFYGVGGSATPAMDGAYKFTRLGFTAMMLSDFHMMLPLVTNLKEGDIFVAISTSGRTKDVLEMAQYAKRQGATVIGITKLDQSSPLYKEADIRLCMPDVEQDHRIASIASRMTQLNMIDALYVITFNRIGNKVLDQFMETREEAVRLRKLK, from the coding sequence GTGAAAGCTTCAACATTACTATTTAAAATTGAAAGTAATATGGATCAATTTTCACCAGCTGAAAAGAAGGTTGCCATGTACATAATGGAGAATGCAGAGATTGTTCCGAACTTAACGACGAAAGAAGTGTCAACGAATGCAGGCGCAAGTGAGGCAAGTGTTGTTCGCTTTTGTAAGTCGATTGGGATTGGGAGCTTTAAAGCATTTAAAATCGCGCTCGTTCGTGAATTAACGATTGCTGATTATAATATTAATGATTTTTCAGTGATGAATACGGAAGATGGACCGTACGATTTGTTTAATAAAGTTACATATGTGAATAAAGCTGCAATTGAGGCGAGCGTTACTGCGATAGATAAAAAGGAACTTGAGAAAGCTGCAGATCGTATTGTAAATGCAGATAAAATTATATTTTACGGAGTAGGCGGATCAGCTACTCCGGCGATGGATGGGGCTTATAAATTTACAAGGCTCGGATTTACAGCGATGATGCTATCTGATTTTCATATGATGTTACCGCTTGTGACGAATTTAAAAGAAGGCGATATATTTGTTGCGATTTCAACTTCTGGGCGGACGAAAGATGTGCTCGAAATGGCACAATATGCGAAGAGACAAGGTGCAACTGTTATCGGAATTACGAAACTTGATCAATCATCACCTTTATATAAAGAAGCGGACATTCGCCTTTGTATGCCTGATGTAGAACAAGATCATCGTATTGCGAGTATTGCTTCGAGAATGACGCAATTGAATATGATTGATGCTTTATATGTGATTACTTTCAATCGAATTGGCAATAAAGTGCTGGATCAATTTATGGAGACAAGAGAAGAAGCAGTGCGATTACGGAAGTTAAAGTAG